A single Candidatus Thorarchaeota archaeon DNA region contains:
- a CDS encoding 50S ribosomal protein L15e, with protein MSAYERMDQEWLAEQKKRTDLVKSRLIVWRKQESIVRLEGPTRLGRARSLGYKAKQGYVVVRARVGRGPREKPRPRAGRKPRSLGVTRYTPMKSRQWIAEERVARKFPNLRVLNSYWVGDDHKWLFYEVILVDPSHPVIYNDPEINWVCDPSQKGRVHRGLTSAGKRSRGLRNKGKGAEKIRPSLRAKDNLGK; from the coding sequence ATGTCAGCATATGAACGAATGGACCAGGAATGGCTGGCTGAGCAGAAGAAGCGCACGGACCTCGTCAAGAGCCGGCTAATCGTATGGAGAAAGCAAGAGAGCATAGTCCGCCTCGAGGGCCCCACTCGACTCGGAAGAGCTCGTTCGCTGGGCTACAAAGCCAAGCAGGGCTATGTTGTTGTGAGAGCACGAGTGGGTCGTGGTCCTCGTGAGAAGCCACGACCAAGAGCAGGCCGGAAGCCCAGAAGCCTTGGTGTGACCAGGTACACGCCCATGAAGTCGAGGCAGTGGATAGCGGAAGAACGTGTTGCAAGGAAGTTCCCGAATCTGCGAGTACTCAACTCATACTGGGTGGGGGACGACCACAAGTGGCTCTTCTATGAAGTGATCCTAGTTGACCCAAGTCACCCTGTGATATACAACGACCCTGAGATCAACTGGGTGTGTGACCCGTCCCAGAAGGGACGTGTTCACCGCGGTCTGACATCTGCAGGGAAGCGTAGTAGAGGCCTTCGAAACAAGGGCAAGGGCGCTGAGAAGATACGTCCGTCTCTTCGTGCGAAGGACAACTTGGGCAAGTGA
- a CDS encoding M67 family metallopeptidase, with protein sequence MQYTLHLSEQHLKSLHAYAERCRPYEAPALLFGRAEQGELFVTRVELMKNTLESTAAFEIDPEEEYRLLVEAEQRGEEMLAIFHSHPAPPRPSSSDLANMRLNPVVWLIASRQQDHWESRPFILDGGKAVEVRMSIEEPDTY encoded by the coding sequence ATGCAGTATACACTCCACCTGTCAGAGCAACACTTGAAGAGCCTACATGCCTATGCTGAACGCTGCAGACCCTACGAGGCCCCTGCGTTGCTCTTCGGCAGAGCAGAACAGGGGGAGCTCTTCGTGACAAGGGTGGAGCTGATGAAGAACACGCTTGAGTCGACAGCTGCATTTGAGATAGACCCTGAAGAGGAGTACAGGCTCCTAGTCGAGGCGGAACAGAGAGGAGAGGAGATGCTTGCCATATTCCACTCGCATCCGGCGCCGCCCAGACCGTCATCCAGCGACCTTGCCAACATGAGACTGAACCCGGTGGTCTGGCTCATAGCCTCAAGACAGCAAGACCACTGGGAGTCGAGACCGTTCATTCTTGACGGTGGAAAGGCTGTAGAGGTCCGGATGTCGATTGAGGAGCCAGATACTTACTGA